Proteins encoded together in one Syntrophorhabdaceae bacterium window:
- a CDS encoding DUF3617 family protein, which translates to MKKTLLFFTVFLALAWIGHASAVEPNLKEGMWEMTFKNEIKGMPVQMPATTIKQCITRKDAVPQQKPEKNQECKITNTKVTGDTISWTMQCRSKDSTVDSEGKVTYKGNSSEGITNTTVKQKGQAPMYMTSRWSGKWIGPCK; encoded by the coding sequence ACAGTATTCCTGGCTTTGGCATGGATAGGACATGCGTCCGCCGTTGAACCCAACTTGAAAGAAGGCATGTGGGAGATGACCTTTAAAAACGAGATAAAGGGGATGCCGGTGCAGATGCCTGCCACAACCATAAAGCAATGTATCACCAGGAAGGATGCGGTTCCGCAGCAAAAACCTGAAAAAAATCAGGAGTGCAAGATAACAAACACAAAAGTAACCGGCGATACTATCTCCTGGACTATGCAATGCCGCAGCAAGGATTCCACAGTGGACAGCGAGGGGAAAGTAACATACAAAGGCAACTCATCTGAAGGAATAACTAATACGACAGTAAAACAGAAAGGTCAGGCGCCGATGTATATGACAAGCCGTTGGTCAGGAAAATGGATAGGGCCATGCAAATGA
- a CDS encoding branched-chain amino acid aminotransferase has protein sequence MMKIKIKKTKKSRLNETDFDHLEFGEQFSDHMFIAEYANGKWNDPRIIPFGKLSFLPSLTVLHYGQAVFEGLKAYLTADGGVNLFRAEKNHERLNTSCERLCIPPVPLDLFTEALKKLVAVDRAWIPNKRGNSLYIRPFVFATDDYIGVRVSRTYAFIIFTSPVGAYYKEGLNPVKLITSGGYARAVIGGLGEVKTPANYAASLLPAEEAKKKGFTQVLWLDAIEKKYIEEVGTMNIMFLIDDVLVTPPLEGSILGGITRDTVLTLAKHWGVNIEERKISIDEVLEKAKSGALQEVFGTGTAAVISPVGWIQHKQEMVTINKGGIGSFSQRLYDEITGIQYGERPDIFGWCYQV, from the coding sequence ATGATGAAGATAAAGATAAAAAAGACAAAGAAAAGCAGGCTTAATGAAACAGATTTTGATCATCTCGAGTTCGGCGAACAGTTCTCGGATCATATGTTCATCGCTGAATATGCAAACGGCAAGTGGAACGATCCACGGATAATTCCCTTCGGGAAGCTCTCCTTTCTCCCCAGCCTCACTGTACTCCATTATGGCCAGGCTGTCTTCGAAGGACTGAAGGCCTACCTGACAGCCGACGGCGGCGTGAACCTCTTTCGTGCGGAGAAAAACCATGAAAGGCTCAATACGTCCTGCGAGAGACTCTGTATACCGCCTGTTCCGCTGGATCTGTTTACGGAGGCCCTGAAGAAGCTTGTAGCCGTTGACCGCGCCTGGATTCCGAACAAACGCGGCAACTCTCTCTACATAAGGCCCTTTGTGTTCGCGACAGACGATTATATCGGCGTTCGGGTCTCCAGGACCTACGCATTCATTATCTTCACCTCGCCTGTCGGGGCTTATTATAAAGAAGGCCTGAACCCTGTCAAGCTTATCACGTCAGGCGGCTATGCACGGGCGGTCATAGGCGGACTCGGCGAGGTAAAGACGCCGGCAAACTATGCCGCATCCCTTTTACCGGCAGAGGAAGCAAAGAAAAAAGGCTTTACCCAGGTGTTATGGCTTGACGCCATCGAGAAGAAATACATCGAAGAGGTCGGCACGATGAACATCATGTTTCTCATCGATGATGTGCTCGTCACCCCGCCCCTCGAGGGATCTATTCTTGGAGGCATAACAAGGGATACGGTGCTCACCCTTGCCAAACACTGGGGAGTAAATATCGAAGAGCGTAAAATATCCATTGACGAGGTTCTCGAAAAGGCAAAGTCAGGAGCCCTGCAGGAGGTCTTTGGAACAGGAACGGCCGCGGTGATCTCGCCTGTGGGCTGGATACAGCATAAACAAGAGATGGTCACTATAAATAAAGGCGGGATAGGTTCCTTTTCCCAGAGGCTCTATGATGAGATAACCGGCATTCAGTATGGCGAGAGACCGGATATATTCGGATGGTGCTATCAGGTCTGA
- a CDS encoding TSUP family transporter, producing the protein MTEISLCIFAFMAGFIDSIVGGGGLIQLPALFIFLPGLPVAMLLGTNKFASICGTSMATIQYARHIRINWAATFPATASALLFSFLGARVVTLLNPAIMRPLVLVMLILIAAYTFLRKDFGSFHVPKLGSIKQLSISIATGMVIGFYDGFFGPGTGSFLIFVFIGIFGFSFLSASASSKVINFATNLSAVLYFGFTGNIFFRVAILMAIFNILGAIAGTRLAILKGNRFVRIFFLVIVSAMILRLGYDVLMR; encoded by the coding sequence ATGACTGAGATATCCCTCTGCATCTTTGCCTTCATGGCCGGTTTCATAGACTCCATCGTCGGGGGTGGAGGGCTTATTCAGCTTCCGGCGCTTTTCATCTTTCTTCCCGGCCTTCCCGTGGCAATGCTTCTCGGAACAAATAAATTTGCATCCATATGCGGCACGTCGATGGCCACGATCCAGTATGCCCGTCATATCAGGATCAATTGGGCCGCCACCTTTCCTGCGACAGCGAGCGCCCTCTTATTCTCATTCCTTGGGGCAAGGGTCGTAACGCTTCTAAATCCCGCGATCATGCGGCCTCTCGTCCTCGTCATGCTTATCCTCATCGCCGCCTATACCTTTTTAAGAAAAGACTTCGGCTCATTCCACGTGCCAAAGCTCGGGAGTATCAAACAGCTCTCCATCAGTATCGCAACGGGTATGGTAATTGGCTTTTATGACGGGTTTTTCGGCCCAGGGACAGGGAGTTTCCTCATCTTCGTTTTCATAGGGATCTTCGGTTTCAGCTTTCTCTCTGCCTCTGCATCTTCCAAGGTGATCAACTTTGCCACAAACCTGTCGGCAGTGCTTTACTTCGGGTTCACCGGCAACATCTTTTTTAGAGTCGCCATACTTATGGCTATCTTTAACATACTGGGGGCTATCGCCGGCACAAGGCTCGCTATCCTCAAAGGGAACCGCTTTGTAAGGATCTTTTTTCTGGTTATCGTATCCGCCATGATTCTCAGGCTGGGGTATGATGTACTAATGAGATAA